The DNA region TTTCCACTGAACCACAATTATTCAGCCATGCAGATAAATACAAAACGTTTATAAAGAAATTTAATGCTTATTTATATAGTATGAAGAAAGCAATAACTAGTTTCTTGTTGTTATTAATATTATTTTCTACTTTTGGGACTTATATCGGCGCACAAGAAGATACAAAAAGTTTAATTCCTGAAGTTGCACTAGATTATCCTACTGATGTAACCCCAAATCAAGAAATTAAAGTTAGTGTTAAAGTAAAAAACACAGTTCAAGATGTCATGTGGGATACACTTGCATATGTCGATGAAGATTCAATGACTAAAGAAGCTAAATCTGCTTTTCAGATAATTGAAGGTAAAAAATTATTCCCGATCAGGATGGATCCGGACCAAGAAGAAACTGTTATCCTTACAATAAAAATTACCCCCCAAGCTTTAGGTGGAGAATATTTACTTCCTATAGTAGTAGCTACAGGTATTGGAGGATGTAGGGAGGGATGTGAGCCATCTCTATTAACAGTATTCTCCACTATTACGATTAAAAGAAATGATCCTTTGATTACACTAGAGTTTGATAAATATCAGATAGATATTGAACAGGGCGTTTGTGAAGTTGAACTAGTAGTACCTTACTTACCAAATATTCCTTTTAGAATTACAAATATTAATAATACTGAATCTGCATATAATCTCCGGATGACTGTTGTCCAGGACACCTCTATGGTTAGAGGAATTATTGATCCGCCAGTAAATCAAAGTGTACTTCAGCCTGGTGGGCAGATAACTGGATCTTTGTACATTCGAGCTTCATATGAAGCGCCGATTGGGAATCAGGTAATAAGAGTAAGACTCACATACGCTGACAAATATGGTGCGGACTATGATATGTTCAGAGAGATTAGCGCAACTGTAAAGAACGTTGGTAAAAACCACTATGACCAAGGAAGACTATACTATGACGCATGTGACTATGAAAATGCAAAAATCTCGTTGAGTCAGGCTAGAGAAATATATGAAGAGAATAACAACATATTGATTGTACAGGAAATTGATAAGTTAATAAAAAGAATGGATGCCAACGATAAGTTTATGCAAGGCCAGAATAGGTTCTTTGCAGGTGACTTAAAAAACGCCGTTACTTATTATTCTGAAGCAAAGACCCTTTATACCGAGATAAATGATTGCCAAGCAGTTCAATTATGTGATGATGCTATGAGAGCTGCCAATAGGCCTCTTGGAGGAATTCTAGGTGGAGTATCCGGTTCTGGAGGGGAAAGTATAACTACATTTTCTATCCACACAATAATCGAAATTGTTCTAGCATTAATTGTCGCAATATTATTGATTATTCTAATAAGGGGAAAAGGTGGAAGCGGTGGTAGAAAACTCAATCTAAAAGGAAAAATTACTAGACCTTCGCAACAACAAAATACTAGACCTTCTCAACAGCCAATATCAAGGCCCTCTGCAGAACAAATTAGACCTTTAAGAAAAGAACCTCTCGGCAAATATTAATATATTAATTTATTTAGAGGATATTCTATTATTCCTTCTGCTCCTGCAGTTTTTAATTTGGGGATTAATTCTCTAATTATTTTTTCATCCACGATTATTTCAACAGCGACCCATCCATCAGAACTCAGATTAGAGATAGTTGGTTTTCTTAATGCGGGGAGAACGGATATTACTTCTTCAAGATTTACTTTTTGAACGTTCATTTTGACACCGACCATTGATTCTGCTGCCAATGCCCCTCTTAGTAGCAAGAAAAGATCTTCAGTTTTCTTTCTTTTCCAACTACTTCTCCAAGATTCTTTGTTACTTATCAAGACTGTTGTGGATTCTAAAAGAGTATCTAAAATCTTAAGATTATGTGCTTTGAGTGATGAGCCAGTTTCAGTGAGCTCCACTATTGCGTCTGCAAGTTCTGGAACTTTTACTTCTGTTGCCCCCCACGAAAATTCTACTGACGCATCAATTCCTTTCTCATTTAGGTATTTCTTTGTTATATTTACTACTTCTGTTGCAATTCTCTTTCCGTTTAGATCTTGAAGCTTCTTTATTTTTGAAGATTCGGAAACAGCTAAAACCCATTTTACCGGTTTTAATCCTTGTTTAGCATAGACAAGTTTTCCTACATTCACTACATCTGCATCATTTTCAATTACCCAGTCCATTCCAGTCAACCCGATGTCTATTATTCCCTTCTCGACATATCTTGGTATTTCCTGTGCCCTAATCAATAAGCATTCCATATTTGTATCATCGATGGATGGTTTATAAGATCTTGAAGAAATATTAATTGAATATCCTGCTTTTTTAAACATGTTTAGAGTAGATTCCTGTAGGCTACCTTTTGGTAATCCGATTTTAAGTATCATTTTAGTCACTTTTTTAATTATAGAACTCCTCTTCAAAAACTCCTTATATATTTTATGTAGTAAATCCTAGATTATGTTTGATTTTATTTACAAAAGAGATAAATAAAAAGAGATTTTACTATTAATATGGAATATGAAAAGCTTGTGGAAGGAGATACGGCAATTAATTTCTGTTTAAAAGATAAAAATAAGAATACTGTTTGTCTTGATGAGTTTAAGACTAAATGGAGGGTAATTTTCTTTTTTGATAAAAGTAGCCTTGAATCTTCTAATTCCGAGATTTTGTATTATTCAAAAACTAAAAATGATTTTAATAATTTAAATACAGAATTAATTGGAATAGGTCCTGTTTCAGAAAAAGAAATTAGTCAATTCTGCTCTGAACACCACATCCAGATTATATTGCTAAGTGACCTGGATTACAAGGTGTCAGAAGAATACGGAGTAATCTTTTTTGATAAAAATGAAGAGAAAAAAATTCTTCCTATGACATTTCTAATTGACAAAAATGATTGTTTATTACAAGTGTGGAACAGAGAAAAGATGTATTATAGATATTCTGGTTATGGTGGTAACGCCATAGATCTTTGGGAAAAAGGTAAAATGTGGGCACATATATCTCTAGTGACTGATTTTATTAAATTATTGGATAAAAAGACAAAATAGTCTCATGACAATTTGATTTTTTCTAATATTTTCTCATTTAGTAGATTATTAGAAACTATTATCCCTTGAGAAGATTTAGAAATTCTTTTCCCAGAAAAATCAATTGCATTTCCTCCTGCTTCTTCACATATCAATGCACCAGCTATTCCATCATAATAGTTGATTTTATTTTTTATAAAAATATCATATCTTCCTTCTGCAACAAATGCTAGATTGAGAGAAGTTGATTGAGTTAAACGAATCCCCAAAACGTCTTTAGACAAGGATAGAAGCATATTGAAGAATTCATCATGGAACGCTCTATCTTTTGTTAAATCAGTGACTATAATGGACTCTTTAAGACTGCTATTCTTAGAAATATATAGTCTTTTATCGTTGAGATAAGCACCTTTTCCCTTTTCCGCATAATAGAAATCTTCAGTTATTGGATTATAAATTACAGAAACTATAGGGATATCTTTTTTTAGTAAGGCTATCGAAACGGAGAATAAAGGAACACATCTAGAAAAATTGATTGTGCCGTCAAGTGCATCAACTAACCATTTGTATTCAGAATCTTCATTTCCTGAATATCCACATTCTTCACATATAAATGAGTGGTTTGGAAATTTTTGTTTAATTATCTCCATGACTTTTCTTTCAGATTCATAATCAGCATCAGTTACTAGGTCATTCACTCCTTTTTTATATATCCTACAATCACTTCTGTAATATTTTTTGAGAATTTCCCCCGATTCTTTTGCGGCCTTGAAAGCAGTTTGTATCATAAATCAGCCTTTAATTAATTTTATGTATATATTTCTTGATCTAGGGCCGTCGAATTCCATAAAGAAGATTCCTTGCCATGATCCAAGAACAAGCTTTTCATCTTCGATGATGACGGTTTTCGATGGGCCAATTATAGAACTTTTTATATGTGCGTCCGAGTTTCCTTCAAGGTGCAGGTAATCTTTTTTGTGTGGTGCTAATTTTGAGAGAAAGTTGTTTATGTCTTCTATCACTGAAGGGTCATAGCTTTCATTAATCATAATCCCAGAAGTAGTATGTGGCGAGTAAATTACACATAATCCAGAATAAAAATTTGATTTAGAAATAAGCTCTTTTATTTCTTTTGTTATTTCTATTGTTTCTATTCTCTTATTTGTTTTTAAGTTTAGTATATGGTTCAATCTATCCTCTCATTCTAATTTTAACAACTTTTCCCCTAGAAAGTTTTTTCATTATTTCTCCTGAAACTACTGCTTCTCCCACTCCAACGCATTTATTATTCTTCTGAACTATTACATCATCTCCAGACCTAATATTTTCAGAATTACTAATTATACCTTTCGAAAATATATCTCCTCTTAAATCAAAATCAATGTTTACCCACAAAGAGTCTTTTATTAGTTCACCGCCAATAACATTTACTTTAATTTTATTTTGGAATGTACCTATGATTTTTTTATTGGAGAGAAAATCTGTTTTTTTTCTTCTTTCTTGATAATCTAAAGGTAAATCAAATTCTTTTTTGAATTGAAATGAAAACATTTTTTTTGCTTTAGTTTTATTTTCATTAACAGGCTCTTTATCCCAATAAATTCTATTATTCTCAAGGATATTTTTTAATGTTTCAAGAGATCCATAGGTATATAATATTTCAAAAGGAAGTTTTCCAAGAGCTTGTAAGTAAGGGCTATTTTCCGCAAAATGTGCAATAATAATTGGATTATCACATTTTTCTAGTAATGGAGATAGTAATCCAGAAAGAGAATCCAATTCTTCTTGACTCCAGTGTCCAGTAACAGGTATATCATAGTCTGCATAATCCTCAAGTTCTCTAGGAACTACGCCTAAGGGCGATGTAAGAATCAACTGGGACAAATTAGGGTATTTATCTTTTAGAATATCTCTTAGAAAAGAGATAATTTTTAGATGTGACTTAGATGCTCGATAGGGTTTTTTGGCACTACAAGGAAGTAACAAAATTAAATTTGTAGAAGGCGCATAATACTTTTCTATTTCTTTTCTCCATCTAACCACTTGAGGCCTATCCAAAGAAATGTCATCTATGTAATAAGACCTCTTAAATTCTCTCCTTAAATGAATCTCAAAAGAGTTGTAAAACTCTTTGTAAAGAATTCTCAGTAGTCTCCTCGAATCAACAGATCCGTTTGAATACATTTCTACTAACTCTGGCGAAGGATTTGAAAGATATTCATCAAAAAATCTTTCATTATTTTCGCCATATGGAAATAAATCAAATCCTATGAAGAGAAATATTGGAATTTCATAATTATATGAATCAATGAAAAACATGGAAGAAGGATATTTATCTTTTAGTCTGAAGTAGAAGTCAAGAAGGATTCTTTCTTCAGGTATTCTTCTGAAAAAATAAATAGATTTTTCAGGAATCGAATCAAGAAGCTCTTGATTCAATTCTCTATATTTAGTAAGATAAATTGGAAGACAGTCTCCTTTTTCCTGTTTAAGTATATTGATATTTATACTTGACAATTTTTTTGCATCTTTTATTGGCAAATCAAAAGGGATTTGGATCAGCGGAACTGTAGAGAGATCATAATTATCTCTTGTATATGTTTCAGAGACAAGATATGAAACAGGTTTTTCAATAGTCATCTCACCAAATTTGAAATAGTCCTTATAATTTTGAAGAAGGCAAGGAGTATTTTCTATTTTTCTATCTAGACTTACTTTGCCTAACCTATGCCCATCTTCATAGAGAATCTCAAAAGAAAAATTATTTTCCAATGACATCATCCACTATCTCTTTGGCATACCCAATATACTTCTCAGGATTCAAAGCATTATTAATCTCAGATTCCGATAATAGTTTAGTTATCTTGCTATCCTTCTTCACATTATCAATGAATTTCCCTTCTTTCATCGAAACTACTCTCATAGTTTCATGCGCATCTTGCCGGCCCATGCCTTTCTCAACAAGTTTTAGCATTAAAACTTCAGCCAAATTCGAATACCCAGTGAGTTCTAGATTCTTTTTTACATTTGACTCATAAAATGCTAGATTAGATAATACTTTAATGGTTCCTTTAAGCATCTCGTCTACAAGTATAAATGATTCTGGATGTATGACCCTCTCACAAGAAGAATTTGTGAGATCTCTTTCGTGCCATAAAAGATTATTAAGAAGTGCGGGGAATACATTAGAGTATAATACTCTTGCAAGCCCACATATCTTTTCACATGTTACTGGATTCTTTTTGTTGGGCATTGTTGAAGATCCAACTTGCTTTTTGCCAAATCCTTCTGCGATTTCCATTATTTCTGTTCTTTGAAGATTTCTTATTTCTAAAGCGAATTTATCTAAAGTTGAAGCTAAAGAAGCAAGAGCAAACATCACATCTGCATAGGTATCCCTTGATACAACTTGATTTGATATCTTAGCCATTTTAATACCAAGGATGAGTCCAACTTTTTTTTGTAATTCAGGGCCGTCTTTGTACGAAGCCATAGTTCCAACTGCACCAGAGATCTTCCCACAAACATTGCTATACGAAAATTCAAGCCTGTCTCTAGCCCTTCTTATTTCATCTAAAAAGATAGCAAACTTCATTCCATATGTAGTTGGTATGGCGTGCTGTCCATGAGTTCTACCTACACAAACTGTATTGCGATATTTTTTGGATAGTTCCGTGAGTATTTCTTCAAGTTTATTTAAATCGGAGAAAATAATCTTAAAAGCTTCAACAAATTGAAGGGCAGTTGCAGAGTCATTAATATCATTCGAAGTTGCCCCCAGGTGCACATATTTGCCATACTCGCCACATTGCTCAGATAGTGAGAGGACTAATGCCATTATATCATGATTTATTTCTTCTTCTATCTCTTTCATTCTTTCAAGGGAAACATAGCTTGTATTAGCTTTTTTGAAAATCTCTTCACCAGCTTCTTTTGGTATATGGCCCAATTCTGAATGAGCTTTTGCTATCGCACCTTCAACTAGAAGCATCTTATTTAATCTCTCTTCTTCATCAAATATTTTTCTCATCTCAGGAGACCCGTATCTATTATCAATTGGATGAATCATTAAGACACCATAGTCTATTCTTCTAATTAAAGTTTATTAAGTTTTTTGACATATTGGTTTGAAGGTAAGAAGATACCGAAAGATATTTGATTCAAAGATAATTCTATATCTTATGGATAATCTTACTGTTATAGGGCTGGCTGCAGCTTTTCTTACAACTGTCTCGTCATTGCCACAGGTCATTAAAACTATTAAGTTAAAGGAAACAAAAGATATCTCTTTTTGGATGTGGTCTTTTTTATCAGGAGGAATATTTTTGTGGTTAGTATATGGGATATTCAAAAACGACCTTCCAATTATCTTGGCAAACGGAATATCTTTAATTTTTGTATTAATTGTATTGGGATTGAAAATAAAGTATAAGTAGATTAATTTTTTGCAAGAGATTCTTTTATCATTTCTTTTAATTCTGTCTTTTCATCAATTATTTTCCAGCCTTCGCCTAAATAAATTACGTTAACTAAGTTTTTTAAGAACGAAAGATTTGATTTGGGTTCGTTAAGATCGTATTTAGATACTAAATTTAGTATTTTTTCTAAAAAGGAAAAAGTAACTGGAAAATCTTCTTCAAGTATTTCCACGTAATCATTTTTTATTTCGTTAGAACAGTTCAAAATATCGTCGGCAAATAAAAGTGCAAACTCTGCCCATCGATCACCTAAGATTATCTCAGGACCTCTAGTTAGATTATTTAGATTGGATTTTGCTCTTGTATCAATCATTTTTTGCGGATTATGGCCTAACTCTCTCTGAAGTTTATAAAGGGGAGTATGTTGAGCAAGGGAGTTCATATTAATATCAATGCCAGTTTGTCTATTATATTTATTGACCAATCCTTTGAATCCTTTAATCATCAAAATCCAATGACCTATTTCATGTGTTATCAATAATGGATCAAACGATTTTATATTTTCAAGCCATATTGGTAAAACAATTTTTCCGTCAAACACACCTGGATATGCACTATTAAGTTCTCCAGGTATATGTTTCAATTCAGGATTATCCTTTCGATCTCCTATCATTACTTCAATGTTATAACCAAGTATTTCTTCAGATAATTTTCTCCATAAATCTAGAGTTTTTATAGTTGGCACATCTGCCATTTTTCTTATATAACTTTCAGGAAAGGGCTTCATTTAATCACCAAAAGCTTACTAATATTAATCATTATCGTGTCCTTTTATAATTTCAATTCCTTCTTTTATGAGAAATATAAAAATTAATATGCCTACAAGTGGATCGGCCTGCCAGAATCCGAACATATAATTCAATGTTAATCCGAAAAAAAGAGGTAAGGACAAGAAAGCACATGCAAGAGTTTCTTTTGAGTCTGCAATAAGAGCTTTGCTTCCGATCTTCTTGCCAATTTTATTTTTTTGAGAATACAACAATGGCATTATTAATAGCGATGCCAGTGCAATAATTATTCCTACCAATGAAGGATTTGGTTTTTCTACAAAGATTAATTTTCTGATTGATTCTATTAAGACGTAAAAACCTAGAATAAAAAAAGTAAATCCCACTAGCTTAGTTGCTTTTTTTTCTATGTCGAATTCTTCCTCCTCGCCTACAAAACCATGTTTATTTAATCTCCAAATTAATATAATTCCAGACAATGACTCAACTATACTGTCAAGCCCAAATCCTACTAAAGCAATGCTATTCGAAAGACTCCCAAAGATTATTGAAAAAAATGCTTCTATTATGTTATATATAACTGTAAAATATTCAAGAGACAATCCTTTCCTATACAAATCATCCATGATTTCTTTCATTTTCAAATCAATATAAAACTATCTAATGATATTTAGATGTCACAGTTTTACCTAAGGAACCAATTAAACGGGAGAATGAAGAGGGTTTGTAGTTAGGGGTATATTGATATCCTAAATCTACTATGCCCCTATCAAAGCTTTCAGTAGGAATTGTTGTTTTTCGATTTAATTTAAAAAAAGATGAAGTATTTGGGCCAGAATCTATGGCTTTACTTTGTTCGTCTAGATAATAAGGCCCATTCGGCCCGATTATGAATAACGGATCAAAAGCTAAGAAATCGTCTTCAGAGATCCCACAATTACTTTTTTCCCCATATAATAATAGTTTGAATTATTTCACCTTCGTTGTAAATATCATAATTATTGTTTAAAATAATATTATTTTTGAGTTCGATGTTGCCTTTATTAGATATTGCAAATCCTATTGCGTCTCCTTTCGAATCAACTGTATTGTTTATTAAGATGCCTTTAGAATTTCCAAAATGAAATAATATTCCGTTTATGTTATTACTAAAAAGATTATTTTTGGAGTATAGCTCTACTGGCCCAAATGTTTGAATGCCAGCGTTATTATTAAGAAACAATGAATTTTCGACTTCTAAATTGATAATACTCTCAGGAGAAAAAGAATATGCAGTTATGCCAGCAGAATTTGAAAAAATTGAGTCAAGTATCTTTTTATTTATTGATTTGTACTTAGAAGATTTATTCTCTATGGGTATTTTTCCAATCAGTATATTATAAGGTGGACAAATCAAGAGACATTATAGTATAGATAATTGCACGACAACAAATATTTAAAACAATTGACATATTACTAGATATGCAAGAAGCTTTATTTAGGATAGAAAGGACAGAGAAAGGCCTAAAAGTTACATACATAGGACTTCTTGTAAATATAATCTTATCAATATTAAAATTTATTGCAGGACTACTTGGTCAGAGTACTGCAATGATTGCAGATTCTATACATTCTATTTCAGATACTGCATCAGACATTGTAGTTCTGTTAGGCTTCCGATATGTGAAAAAACCGATAGATGATTCCCATAACTATGGTCATGGGAAAATAGAAACTTTGTCAACGGCAGTTGTGGGATTAATGCTTATAACAGTAGC from Methanofastidiosum sp. includes:
- a CDS encoding cation transporter, with the protein product MDDLYRKGLSLEYFTVIYNIIEAFFSIIFGSLSNSIALVGFGLDSIVESLSGIILIWRLNKHGFVGEEEEFDIEKKATKLVGFTFFILGFYVLIESIRKLIFVEKPNPSLVGIIIALASLLIMPLLYSQKNKIGKKIGSKALIADSKETLACAFLSLPLFFGLTLNYMFGFWQADPLVGILIFIFLIKEGIEIIKGHDND
- a CDS encoding redoxin domain-containing protein → MEYEKLVEGDTAINFCLKDKNKNTVCLDEFKTKWRVIFFFDKSSLESSNSEILYYSKTKNDFNNLNTELIGIGPVSEKEISQFCSEHHIQIILLSDLDYKVSEEYGVIFFDKNEEKKILPMTFLIDKNDCLLQVWNREKMYYRYSGYGGNAIDLWEKGKMWAHISLVTDFIKLLDKKTK
- a CDS encoding right-handed parallel beta-helix repeat-containing protein; this encodes MICPPYNILIGKIPIENKSSKYKSINKKILDSIFSNSAGITAYSFSPESIINLEVENSLFLNNNAGIQTFGPVELYSKNNLFSNNINGILFHFGNSKGILINNTVDSKGDAIGFAISNKGNIELKNNIILNNNYDIYNEGEIIQTIIIWGKK
- a CDS encoding secondary thiamine-phosphate synthase enzyme YjbQ gives rise to the protein MNHILNLKTNKRIETIEITKEIKELISKSNFYSGLCVIYSPHTTSGIMINESYDPSVIEDINNFLSKLAPHKKDYLHLEGNSDAHIKSSIIGPSKTVIIEDEKLVLGSWQGIFFMEFDGPRSRNIYIKLIKG
- a CDS encoding ATP phosphoribosyltransferase; the encoded protein is MILKIGLPKGSLQESTLNMFKKAGYSINISSRSYKPSIDDTNMECLLIRAQEIPRYVEKGIIDIGLTGMDWVIENDADVVNVGKLVYAKQGLKPVKWVLAVSESSKIKKLQDLNGKRIATEVVNITKKYLNEKGIDASVEFSWGATEVKVPELADAIVELTETGSSLKAHNLKILDTLLESTTVLISNKESWRSSWKRKKTEDLFLLLRGALAAESMVGVKMNVQKVNLEEVISVLPALRKPTISNLSSDGWVAVEIIVDEKIIRELIPKLKTAGAEGIIEYPLNKLIY
- a CDS encoding DUF5591 domain-containing protein; its protein translation is MMSLENNFSFEILYEDGHRLGKVSLDRKIENTPCLLQNYKDYFKFGEMTIEKPVSYLVSETYTRDNYDLSTVPLIQIPFDLPIKDAKKLSSININILKQEKGDCLPIYLTKYRELNQELLDSIPEKSIYFFRRIPEERILLDFYFRLKDKYPSSMFFIDSYNYEIPIFLFIGFDLFPYGENNERFFDEYLSNPSPELVEMYSNGSVDSRRLLRILYKEFYNSFEIHLRREFKRSYYIDDISLDRPQVVRWRKEIEKYYAPSTNLILLLPCSAKKPYRASKSHLKIISFLRDILKDKYPNLSQLILTSPLGVVPRELEDYADYDIPVTGHWSQEELDSLSGLLSPLLEKCDNPIIIAHFAENSPYLQALGKLPFEILYTYGSLETLKNILENNRIYWDKEPVNENKTKAKKMFSFQFKKEFDLPLDYQERRKKTDFLSNKKIIGTFQNKIKVNVIGGELIKDSLWVNIDFDLRGDIFSKGIISNSENIRSGDDVIVQKNNKCVGVGEAVVSGEIMKKLSRGKVVKIRMRG
- a CDS encoding inositol monophosphatase, which codes for MIQTAFKAAKESGEILKKYYRSDCRIYKKGVNDLVTDADYESERKVMEIIKQKFPNHSFICEECGYSGNEDSEYKWLVDALDGTINFSRCVPLFSVSIALLKKDIPIVSVIYNPITEDFYYAEKGKGAYLNDKRLYISKNSSLKESIIVTDLTKDRAFHDEFFNMLLSLSKDVLGIRLTQSTSLNLAFVAEGRYDIFIKNKINYYDGIAGALICEEAGGNAIDFSGKRISKSSQGIIVSNNLLNEKILEKIKLS
- a CDS encoding SemiSWEET transporter; the encoded protein is MDNLTVIGLAAAFLTTVSSLPQVIKTIKLKETKDISFWMWSFLSGGIFLWLVYGIFKNDLPIILANGISLIFVLIVLGLKIKYK
- a CDS encoding adenylosuccinate lyase → MIHPIDNRYGSPEMRKIFDEEERLNKMLLVEGAIAKAHSELGHIPKEAGEEIFKKANTSYVSLERMKEIEEEINHDIMALVLSLSEQCGEYGKYVHLGATSNDINDSATALQFVEAFKIIFSDLNKLEEILTELSKKYRNTVCVGRTHGQHAIPTTYGMKFAIFLDEIRRARDRLEFSYSNVCGKISGAVGTMASYKDGPELQKKVGLILGIKMAKISNQVVSRDTYADVMFALASLASTLDKFALEIRNLQRTEIMEIAEGFGKKQVGSSTMPNKKNPVTCEKICGLARVLYSNVFPALLNNLLWHERDLTNSSCERVIHPESFILVDEMLKGTIKVLSNLAFYESNVKKNLELTGYSNLAEVLMLKLVEKGMGRQDAHETMRVVSMKEGKFIDNVKKDSKITKLLSESEINNALNPEKYIGYAKEIVDDVIGK